In Pedobacter sp. SL55, the following proteins share a genomic window:
- a CDS encoding VanW family protein, with protein MKKRKLLSQRHPYLYFLAVNARRIKRRLEWILDGKKYTKTRTEDKLDFRIKKHQSVLLKKLGDNNEQLQINKVTNLKIAAANINGIIIKPGETFSFCKLVGLPTKKKGYLLGMELSFGEAKAGIGGGICQISNLIHWLAIHSPLTVTERYHHSFDPFPDDGRVLPFGSGATVFYNYLDYQFTNHTPHTFQINLWFTDKCLEGELRIDKELDYAYHVVEKEHQFLKIDGQFYRKNEIWRDKILKFEGGKVVATELVMKNFARVTYTPTEFLDEIE; from the coding sequence GTGAAAAAAAGAAAATTACTTAGTCAACGGCACCCATATTTATACTTTTTGGCAGTTAACGCAAGGCGGATAAAAAGACGATTGGAATGGATTTTAGATGGTAAAAAATATACCAAAACCAGAACCGAAGATAAGCTCGATTTCAGGATTAAAAAACATCAATCGGTTTTACTTAAAAAACTGGGCGATAATAACGAGCAACTACAAATCAATAAAGTAACCAACTTAAAAATTGCCGCGGCAAACATCAACGGCATCATCATTAAACCTGGCGAAACCTTTTCATTTTGCAAATTAGTAGGCTTGCCCACCAAAAAGAAAGGCTATTTATTAGGTATGGAACTTTCGTTTGGCGAAGCAAAAGCAGGCATTGGTGGTGGCATTTGTCAAATTTCTAACCTCATACACTGGTTGGCTATCCACAGCCCTTTAACGGTTACAGAACGTTATCATCATTCCTTTGATCCTTTTCCAGATGATGGTAGAGTATTACCTTTTGGCAGTGGTGCAACCGTTTTTTACAATTATCTCGATTACCAGTTTACCAACCATACACCACATACTTTTCAAATTAACCTTTGGTTTACCGATAAATGTTTGGAGGGCGAGTTACGTATCGATAAAGAACTAGATTATGCCTATCACGTGGTAGAAAAAGAACATCAATTTTTAAAAATAGATGGCCAGTTTTACCGCAAAAACGAGATTTGGAGAGACAAAATATTAAAATTTGAAGGTGGTAAAGTGGTAGCCACAGAATTGGTAATGAAAAATTTCGCCAGAGTTACCTACACCCCAACTGAATTTTTAGATGAAATAGAATAA
- a CDS encoding WG repeat-containing protein — MNFKNIFFSVALILLICACNNATPEQTAEAKKYIARLKAMNYDDLKNQLKKDTALLNKLIKTSTFNLQLTSHFSSGEKSAVHQSAPEFAINYDKTKVTELFNDYSKDLLFEQNFNDSYNDSTFSLYGQERFTYESRFSLTDDNHIIKEKDSLFKPFVNQVVTDQKTYFFKGKKIAKAAIGLKRIDSIETEVSLKFATDFEKFEIGKNDKKVSYKNFDIEVESIDENMAQLQIPMGLYSDIIAYQAYNNKNLRMNSSALSTTPMLTVDSKITESLKELLSIFADVLEEKDEKSGKEKLNEISQNQLNAKDNMAEFDAYITKLAKDKEKVKELGDVGLYNEIANAGKKVIGTDKQFVVVEFPDDIKAIDVFVGKNWVSLKNKQMVKYGNHYLNPKYFDEAKPNIVFYSHQNDRKFGISNREGEIMIKPAYNELSQLANEYFMGDEKLYWLNVANKKMVALPQFVNFEQSLKLGYDVFEKKIGEENKSGVMLNREKIIIPFEYYGFEKHENFIIAKKDDTDDIYDLNFKKILGKGIEEIDRIDSHIASDISYPSLFVAKGANKKNALVDKNLNLLTGFRYEFIDPFFDVNNYFIVGIRTADGSNYWYGIIDTKGKEVVPFIFCHIAEEFDKNGKLRFCKDGKYQSMDFKSFLEKYKK; from the coding sequence ATGAATTTTAAAAATATCTTTTTTTCAGTTGCTTTGATTTTACTGATTTGCGCTTGCAACAATGCTACGCCAGAACAAACTGCCGAAGCTAAAAAATACATCGCTAGGTTAAAAGCAATGAATTATGATGACCTTAAAAATCAGCTGAAAAAAGATACAGCGCTACTCAATAAGCTCATCAAAACTTCGACTTTTAACTTGCAGCTAACGTCTCATTTTTCGTCTGGCGAGAAAAGTGCAGTGCATCAGTCGGCACCCGAATTTGCAATTAATTACGACAAAACAAAAGTTACCGAACTTTTTAACGACTACAGCAAAGACTTACTTTTTGAGCAAAATTTTAATGATAGCTATAACGACAGCACTTTTAGTTTATACGGGCAAGAGAGATTCACTTACGAAAGTAGGTTTAGCCTAACGGATGACAACCACATCATCAAAGAAAAAGACAGTTTGTTTAAGCCATTTGTTAATCAAGTAGTAACAGACCAAAAGACTTACTTTTTTAAAGGAAAAAAAATAGCAAAAGCAGCTATTGGCTTAAAACGAATTGATAGCATTGAAACTGAAGTGAGCTTAAAATTTGCCACAGACTTTGAAAAATTTGAAATTGGGAAAAACGATAAAAAAGTGAGTTATAAAAATTTCGATATTGAGGTAGAAAGCATCGACGAAAACATGGCCCAGCTACAAATTCCGATGGGTTTGTATAGCGACATTATAGCTTACCAGGCTTACAATAACAAAAACCTAAGGATGAACAGTAGTGCTTTGAGCACTACGCCCATGTTAACTGTTGATAGTAAAATAACCGAAAGTTTAAAAGAACTGCTCTCCATTTTTGCCGATGTACTGGAGGAGAAAGACGAGAAAAGTGGAAAAGAAAAGCTCAATGAGATAAGCCAAAACCAGCTTAACGCTAAAGATAATATGGCAGAGTTTGATGCCTACATTACCAAGCTAGCCAAGGACAAAGAGAAAGTAAAAGAGCTGGGCGATGTTGGCTTATACAATGAGATTGCCAACGCAGGCAAAAAGGTAATTGGCACCGATAAGCAATTTGTAGTGGTAGAGTTTCCGGATGATATTAAAGCTATTGATGTTTTTGTGGGTAAAAATTGGGTTTCGCTAAAAAATAAGCAAATGGTTAAATATGGCAACCATTACCTTAACCCAAAGTATTTTGATGAAGCTAAACCCAACATTGTTTTTTATAGCCATCAAAATGATAGAAAGTTTGGCATAAGTAACCGTGAAGGCGAAATTATGATTAAGCCAGCATACAATGAGTTAAGCCAACTTGCAAATGAATATTTTATGGGCGATGAAAAGCTGTATTGGCTAAATGTGGCTAATAAAAAGATGGTTGCCTTGCCGCAGTTTGTAAATTTTGAGCAAAGTTTAAAACTTGGATACGATGTTTTTGAAAAGAAAATTGGCGAAGAAAACAAATCTGGCGTAATGCTAAACAGAGAGAAAATCATCATCCCCTTTGAGTATTATGGCTTTGAGAAGCACGAAAATTTTATCATTGCCAAAAAGGATGATACCGATGACATCTACGATTTGAATTTTAAGAAAATTTTAGGCAAAGGTATTGAAGAAATAGACCGGATAGACAGTCATATAGCTTCCGATATTAGCTATCCATCATTATTTGTGGCTAAAGGTGCCAATAAGAAAAACGCCTTGGTAGATAAAAATTTGAATTTGCTAACTGGCTTTAGGTATGAGTTTATCGATCCGTTTTTTGACGTAAACAATTATTTTATAGTAGGCATAAGAACAGCCGATGGCAGTAACTATTGGTACGGAATTATCGATACAAAAGGCAAGGAAGTGGTACCGTTTATTTTTTGCCATATCGCTGAAGAATTTGATAAAAACGGAAAGCTAAGGTTCTGTAAAGATGGCAAATATCAATCGATGGATTTTAAGTCTTTTCTTGAAAAGTATAAAAAATAA